CGCAATAGCCACTGTCGGACTATTTTGGTACAGGCTACTCTAGTTTTTATTATgctcaaatatttaattattttaatgaaaaagtgaTTTACTGTTCAATTTGAAGTCTACTATTagaattaatataacattttaatatttgtaaaacgctttatataatttatacaaaatataatattacttgaGGGTCTGGATTTagactatttttttaatgtttttgtataattttttatactaaacttaACTAATTGCTCTATTTAAACCTACTGAccattttcattttcatctttGAAAGAAAGTATTATGAATTAAAGAAACCCccagtaaaaataactaatttggTGAGAGTTCTTCTTCAACAACGTTTACTATacagatataatttatttgttcacccctatgtgtatgttttttttgtgCAGTCCTTCTTCGAGGTTCTCCTACTGGACGCCGCTGCAGCTGGCACTGCGTACCTGTTCTACCAAGTGTCACCCCTGGCCGGGTACTTGTTTATACCGTACCTGATGTGGTTGGGTGTTGCATCCACCATCAACTACAGGATATGGAAGGACAACCCCTCCCCAAgtagaaataattgattttataacaaaGTGCCTTACTCCATAGTGACACTGATTGATAAGGTTCTGTGTGATGTGATAACACATTGTCAGCAGATAGTAGTGGACTGATTGAATTCGGTATACCATAAGTTTATATCGATTTATTCTGTTAATCATAACTATATCTTCGACTGAATGATGAACAATGAAACAAAGtggtattgaaatattatgcTTTTTGCTACAAATAACAATGGCAACTGTCTTTAATATCATGTTCTAGGTCAAATTAACAATTgctattaatgaatttaataaattatttaattacacatttaattaattattttatattccagtATATTGTAGCTTTTATTAagaatgaaatagttttaatttcttgaaaGGGCTTTCATTACAATATCCATCATAacctttattattgttttaaactgtgaaatatttaaatataatcttcCATTCAAAAttgagaaatacattttattgcataACAAGTTTCTTTTAAATGCATGCAGTGTTATTTGAATTAGTGGTAAGGAACTGCTTTTTTTATGGCGTAAagcatttttattgaaatgtagatttaaaataaataaggttaCCTGAAGAGATTTACTTATCGTCGttgttttaattcttattttaaaagtgtcaatttattactgttgttatatctttatatctgatgttagtttaataaattttgtgtactaaaattaatgttttttctataatatacatattaattgttggttttaaaatattataaactacctgtaagaaaagtaatgaaaataagtGAGCATTCGTGTACTatctttagtttattttcaataattcaaaCCATAAATTTGTTAGTTCATTGCTTCTTGCTTTCGTTCTATATATGAGTATAACAGCAGCAAATTTGTGTTATCACTGCTAAACAACGTTTTTTCCGTTAACACTGATTAGATTATATATTACCACTCTAACTGGCTGCATAAATACATTGTTAACCCGATAAGTTTTAATACAGACATGTAAAGCATTCTAGTCCAATCTTATCTGAGTAcatgttattgatacttttaccatttttaaaatgtttagttttgagtACAAAATAATGTGGTAAAAGATTACCACACGGTtcactttttacatatttgttaacACACATTTATGATCACAACTATTATTGATATGCAACAGTATACTAAGAATATGATGTCTTTCATTTTGCACACTAGGTGTGAAACCAAGCAGACTAGTAGAATgctaaaaaaaatacttatgttgccagctgtagtgaaacgaccttgaatTTAACCCTATGAGAACAATGTTTAACCTCAATTAATGCTCTTATTTTTGGGCATTGAGATGTGGgatgttattttaaacatgtaattagTACCTTTATTGTGACACAACATGTCACGTAACATACTAATGTCCActgcagtcaatatgttaaactatgatacatatcCAGCTACAGACAGGTTTTCGGACAATTTTAATGGGGCCCGGCAAGagcgtagccaggaaaacattttggtgggtcaagacaactgatattttctcaaAGTGGACAGAAAATAAGGCCTCATTTTATTCCTTGAAaagttattgtatttgttttgagaacgatctttcagcagtacatgtcagtaatactgaattattctaataataatcattcttaaaaaaataattgaaacagttaaaaattttggggaGGTCCGGGccccttggatcccctcgctggctGATATTGGAGCCACACTTGTACGGGGTTAGATGGCATTACATGACGTGGCCAGGccgaattaatattttttaaataataacaacttgaatgcttattaaataaatatttcaaatgagaCGCCATCCCTAATTCTACAAGCAGAAATTAATAAAAGCATTAAAGTGTTTGAGGTTATGGTTGTTATTTGACTAAAATCAAGAAACCACCAATACTAAGAGGGCTTTAAGTGTTCTATTTTGTCAAAGCTATTTTTGGCAGACAcacaagaaaagtttttttttctaattatgcCAGAAGTGATATGAAAAATTGATATGTGAAGTTCCTGTTTTTAATATGGGAAAATTGGATATaagatttcatttgtatttagtgtcttgaaatattgtacatttctttaagAGCTGGCTCCAAAATAACCCTTTTAATAAGAGGAATAGTTTActgttatacaaattaaaatattgtctgaGATCCTTTATTTCTCAGATCTTTCTAATTGCATACACTTTTAGTATAATAAACTGACATACAAAATTCATGGACCACATTTTTTCAGCTGTATTAAATGAAGTTGAAACAATacagtattattttgtattattaactaTTGCTGGGAAATAAATTAGCAAATAGATTTGtataactttaataaacttaacaaaattttaacctaacaaaCAGATCAGTtcgtttatatataataaatacgacTTTGGATAGTACtatacacaagtaaataaataatgcctaagctaaattacttatttattgcattaatttgGCTCTaagccatatttttatttattttaattatattaataatattctatcaACAGATTTTTAAagcctaatttttaaataataaataactatgaaTACTTTGAAAAATTCGCTTTTTCCAAACAATTTACTTTAGATTAGATATGCCACTATCTAATCAGCATTAACACCTGCCTTTCTTTTAAGTCAACTTTTGGTTGCTATGCAAGagtagaaatatattacaaaacaacagcagctttgtaataaacattttttctcaGTCAGGTACTGTACAGTTAAAATCCTAACATCTATACTCGTTTTGGTCGCAACTTGGCACCAAAAGGAAGTTGATTCTGATGGGCGTTGTACtggttaattttgttttcaactaCTGTTGAAGCTTTTGTTACAGCATTATTTATCTCCTTCTCTTCTTCTTGTGTGTAATCACTTTCAGTATCCTCATAGCTCAATTCTTCTGTGAATTTCTCTTTCTCTTGCTCATTTTGATTTCTGTAGTAAGTCTGGTATATTCTCATGCCACTTTGTAGATCCATGTTGTTGCGTAAGTCTTTGTCTGAAGGTTCTAGAATCTCGTCTTCACTGTAATCACTGTCTGCAAAGGATTGTTCtgagttttctttgttttcattGTGTGGAATTTCGTCTGTCTGTATTTGTTGTTGGGGTCTCATCTCATAATTTCTGAAAGGCATGTGGCTTTGTTGTTCATTGTTAAACATAACTTCCTGTTGGGGTTTCGTTTCATGGTTTCTGTAAGTCGATTGTTTCTGTGTCTCTTCAAGATTTTCTTGTGCCCTCATTTTGTAGTTTGTTACTGGCAGTTGGTTTTGTCTTTCATTCTGATTTTCTTGTTGGACTCTCAGCTCATGTATATTGggaatttgattttgtttattaattatgttcTGTTGGGTTCTTGTCTCATACGTCTCGTCCGACTGATTGCTCTGCTCCGTCTCCTCCTCAGAGCCTTGCTCCCGCTGCGCCAGCTGATTGTTGATGCTGCCCGCTGCCGCGAGGGTAGCCAGAGTCTCCGCTGTCTGTCGGTCTGGCAGTGTTGTGTACAAGCCGGTGTCCTCGTAGTCAACCTGGTTGCTCAACACCTCCTCTTCTCCACTCGCTACTGCACGTTTCACCCCCACACTCACCGAGGACGCCGAGGGGAAACTGTCAGATCCGTGGGCACTCTCCTGTGTCTGCTCGTTATAGTTGAAAGTCTCAAACTGTGGCTGGAAATTCTCCTGTGAGAACTGTGCTATCTGTAACATCAATACATATTTTCTTAGTGTTTTAAACCGtcctattgtaaaaaaaattggcTGAAGTAATAGGCAAACAACATAGTTTGGGATGAACAAGATAATTGCTCAGACCCTCGAAAAAACAGAAGGGCAATATTGTAGACCTACTGGAGGCTCATGTACTGCAGATATGCTATTAGCGGATACTGCTTATTCGTAGCTGGTATTGTATAAGTTTGCTGCTGATTGAAATCAGTACTTTTGTATTATAAGACAGACTAGGCCACTCAGACTATACTAGACTAGGATTGGATAATTTAAGGTTCAGATATATTTGTTCCTTGGAGGAACACAAGGCTTACTTGAGTAACTTGGAACATAGCAAACATCTCTAACATTGGAAGCACAATAAATATCATAGAATCATGAACCAGTTCTATTGAACTGAGAACATTCTTTGAAGCTGTCAGTGGAAGTTGTAATTTCTCTGtctcttgtaataaaataaacattaaaatttgtgtgGCATTAGGTTCTGAAGAATAATGAATGGGAAGATGTCAAACACAAATAACATTCGGGGCAGCTCAATTTTAGATCATATTATAGTTTATCACATATGATGATAGTTTTAAGACTCAAATTCACACTGGTATCAGAATGATCATTGATGTTATTGAAGtgcctaaatatatttattttatactagcaATTACCTGTGGCTTTGCACATGTATAAGCCATTCTGGcttgagtgaattatattcccAACGCCAACATTGAGATTGCCTTTTTGCCACAATGAAGAAAATCTatcaaaatgtgtatatttagagccattgtaatttactccggtcttaatATTGCTTGTACCATAATTGATTTTGACTTGTTTCCCCCAATCAAgggtatgtgtgtgtgtatatatatatatatatatatatatatatatatatatatatatatatatatatatatataaacacaggTCTGAGTAGTCCACTTcagtcaaaagacaactaagatgatttttataaaaattgttaaatttgtacTCAAAgttgatagtaactttgtctttgatatctgcattacagtactgatgGAACActgcatattaatatttacttaaatgtacagttaaaagtacatttttaccaaaacttagttttcttatttgaaaacttttttactctcaacagcggttgcagaaaaggtggAAATAAGAAGTTACTATCatgcttactttatgctttcaagactataaacacaaacaaattgaaaatagtggtctaactaaataaacatatggttgtgaTACCACGAAATAATTACTCTgaaaagttgattacatttaaccaGGCTccttcaattaataatatttgtttgctgtaactTTAGAGTTTAAAATGggatttttcacaattttagagTCCAGAGGGATTCCAAGTCAAATCCTAGTAGGTGGGGTCTGAGAAATACACAAGTAAGTTGAACCCTTATGCTGATACAGTATTGAGTACCTGCTGTTGCTGCTGCTGATATTGTTGAGGGTAGAGAAGGGCAGCATTGTAGACATGCTGGTGTGTAGAGGGCTGATGTGCTGCTGCTGCTAGCAGATACTGCTGATACATGGCTGCTGTCATTTGAGGCTGTTGCTGACCAAACCCATTCAGCAAGTTGTACAGATCTTGAGATGAAAGGGAATTGGTACCACCTGAGAAAATAAATGAGTGATTGGACATTACAACAATGATTTCATTGGAAAGCGTTATCAAAGATGCATTTTGTAAGTTTAAGACAATAATATGGTTTTTCTCATAAGGAGAAAAAAGTCTTtcataagacaaaaataaatctGTTCTATTGGTACTGTCAAATTTTCACTGACTATTTTTATTTGGGCAGTTTTCACTCCCCATTTCTTCTCTTTCAAGATTGGAATCATCAAAAATCTTCACTTAAACATTCATGAACATTCATCAATTCCTAAACCGGCCAATGAAAATAAGCCAAACCTTCCACTCGTTTCTGCCATACACATACCACTTAAGCCCGATTGGTAATAGAATACACGCTTTTCTTTTCGTAGGAACTtatagcataaatttaaatattcagcaCAAACCAACAATTACTATGAGAatcaacattttgtaaaaataactgttCATAATGGAAAATAAAGTTGATTATACAACTTTATTTCAAGATAGAAAGTTTATCAGGGCCTATGAGCTGGAAATCTCCCAAAATTACATAGTCAAGTTAACTGAAAtgttcagtttaaatttaaaatcttgaaaattgtCTCACTTTGTATCTGTGAAGCCACCTGATTCACAATAGCTCAGACACCTGACCACCTAGGCGACAATCACAACTAAACTTGGATAGAAACGCCTATGACTATACCTTAACTACACACCACCTAAGCCTGCTTGAAAAGAAACCTACATATGAGGCGTTCAGAGGCCAAACTgactaactttttttttttagtttttgatcaaTAAAATGGTTggtatttgttgttgattttGCACTGCTTAAGCAAAATtctattggttttaatttttaaaacaaaaattattcttagaaCCATTACTCTAGTTCTGTAGTAAGCTGTTCATTTCTGTCATCAGTTTTGTtgtaataatactgaaataaatggTGCCAAATTTcaacataagttcaaattaaatacataaaaaatgatgaatatagtattattttcatCACATTTAACCACTTAATGAGATACAAATGTTTGGAAATTGAAATTACTGGAAACTTACCAATGAATTATATTTAGTTGGAATTTCTGAATTTGTTGAGCAAAACCATTTTTATTgggttcaaaaatataaaatatttttgacaatcaGTAGGTTCTTTGGagatactaaaaattaaattttaacactgGTAAAAATCGTAACAATTAGCCAatgtttatgttttcaattatgaTATCAATCTCATTTTACTTTACGTTAAAATTTAgcgttttaacattttttattgaaagtttttaaatgtatgcaatttttttcattttgacaggtgtgtaatagaaaacaaataataaacattaaaaagtaaacgTATCAAACCATTTACTACAAATATAAGCTTAACTTAATTTGGTCAAAATTATCCTTTTGTGTGTTAACGAAGTACGTGCTTGCAAGTACACATACGGACAGTTACAAATTATAAAGGTTGTATTGACTAGAAGGAGGAAGAGTGGTttagaaatagaaaattacaatacatttgtCATACTATAATAAATGGCGAGAAAGTTGCTCACTGTCTGCCAATGACAGATGCTAATGTCACAATACATTTTAGTATACTATAGTAAATGGCGAGAAAGTTGCTCATTGGCTGCCAATGACGGATGCTAATGTCACAATACATTTTAGTATACTATAGTAAATGGCGAGAAAGTTGCTCATTGGCTGCCAATGACAGATGCTAATGtcacaatatattttagtatactataGTAAATGGTGAGAAAGTTGCTCACTGTCTGCCAGTGATGGAGAGGTCTGGTGCTGCTGACTCTCTGCGAGCTGTTGCTGGTACAGGTCCAGGGGCTGCTGACCATTGCTGGGCAGAGAGTAGGGATCGA
The Homalodisca vitripennis isolate AUS2020 chromosome 4, UT_GWSS_2.1, whole genome shotgun sequence DNA segment above includes these coding regions:
- the LOC124358872 gene encoding transcription factor SPT20 homolog, which encodes MTYLGASIGEVYFTSSLGSDSDFYYTMQVCKVVIATLMCVLSAEAGYYKRHLPPQLPPAKLHYGHKPPPHFHHSPLSHNKPPPYLRRPPPPRSPIRPPPRPFIVKPTPPPPPPFPPSSWKNFRAPVVKEVFQSAPISYIPEVSQHFPLDDDKGPIHTIPAPNLSPADRPHHPLPHQSSHPSPDLDAVLRHGLKTVQHKPASSYQVTEDPSAHKPFSDTPSYFAPDPDPSLPTIEVPKTFDPYSLPSNGQQPLDLYQQQLAESQQHQTSPSLADSGTNSLSSQDLYNLLNGFGQQQPQMTAAMYQQYLLAAAAHQPSTHQHVYNAALLYPQQYQQQQQQIAQFSQENFQPQFETFNYNEQTQESAHGSDSFPSASSVSVGVKRAVASGEEEVLSNQVDYEDTGLYTTLPDRQTAETLATLAAAGSINNQLAQREQGSEEETEQSNQSDETYETRTQQNIINKQNQIPNIHELRVQQENQNERQNQLPVTNYKMRAQENLEETQKQSTYRNHETKPQQEVMFNNEQQSHMPFRNYEMRPQQQIQTDEIPHNENKENSEQSFADSDYSEDEILEPSDKDLRNNMDLQSGMRIYQTYYRNQNEQEKEKFTEELSYEDTESDYTQEEEKEINNAVTKASTVVENKINQYNAHQNQLPFGAKLRPKRV